In the Lates calcarifer isolate ASB-BC8 linkage group LG24, TLL_Latcal_v3, whole genome shotgun sequence genome, one interval contains:
- the slc35b3 gene encoding LOW QUALITY PROTEIN: adenosine 3'-phospho 5'-phosphosulfate transporter 2 (The sequence of the model RefSeq protein was modified relative to this genomic sequence to represent the inferred CDS: deleted 1 base in 1 codon): MSAKYGLVGYNSSRKHISISIPSSTEVMSPHIKSVEELRVLGINLSSFSAPTQFFICVAGVFLFYLVYGYLQELIFSVEGFKPFGWYLTLVQFGFYSMFGLVELQLTQDKRRRIPGKTYMIIAFLTVGTMGLSNTSLGYLNYPTQVIFKCCKLIPVMIGGVFIQGKRYNLADVSAALCMSLGLIWFTLADSKVAPNFNVTGVLLISLALCADAAIGNVQEKAMKLHNGSNSEMVLYSYSIGFVYILTGLLCVGGLGTAVAFCSEHPVKTYGYAFFFSLTGYFGISFVLALIKLFGALVAVTVTTGRKAMTIVLSFMFFTKPFTFQYIWGGLLVLFGIFLNVYSKNREKMKLPSIKDLRSWLLTGKKVRFLSQNV; encoded by the exons ATGAGTGCCAAATATGGCCTGGTGGGCTACAACAGTTCACGGAAGCACATTTCAATCTCCATTCCATCGTCAACAGAGGTGATGTCACCCCACATCAAGtctgtggaggagctgagagttCTGGGAATCAACCTGAGCAGCTTCAGCGCCCCCACACAGTTTTTCATCTGTGTAGCTGGGGTCTTCCTCTTTTACCTCGTCTATGGATACTTGCAG GAGTTGATATTTTCTGTGGAAGGATTCAAGCCTTTTGGTTGGTACCTCACTCTGGTCCAGTTTGGATTTTATTCCATGTTTGGACTAGTGGAGCTTCAGCTCACACAGGACAAACGCAGAAG GATACCAGGGAAGACCTACATGATAATAGCATTTCTAACAGTGGGAACCATGGGCCTGTCCAATACCTCTCTGGGCTACTTGAACTACCCTACACAGGTCATCTTCAAGTGCTGTAAACTCATCCCTGTCATGATTGGAGGAGTGTTTATACAAG GTAAACGCTATAATTTGGCC GATGTGTCCGCTGCTCTGTGCATGAGTCTGGGACTCATCTGGTTTACGCTAGCTGACAGCAAAGTGGCCCCCAACTTCAATGTCACAG GtgttctcctcatctctctggCACTGTGTGCAGATGCTGCCATTGGAAATGTGCAGGAGAAAGCCATGAAACTCCATAATGGCTCCAACTCTGAAATG GTGCTGTATTCGTACTCCATCGGTTTTGTCTACATACTGACAGGCCTGCTCTGTGTGGGTGGGCTGGGGACAGCAGTGGCATTCTGCTCAGAG CATCCTGTGAAGACATATGGTTATGCGTTCTTCTTCTCTCTTACGGGTTACTTTGGCATCTCTTTCGTGCTGGCCTTGATCAAGCTGTTTGGTGCCCTGGTTGCTGTAACAG TGACCACTGGGAGAAAGGCCATGACTATCGTACTTTCCTTCATGTTCTTCACAAAACCTTTCACTTTTCA GTACATCTGGGGCGGCCTTCTGGTGCTCTTTGGCATCTTCTTGAatgtttacagtaaaaacagagagaaaatgaagcttCCTTCCATCAAGGACCTCAGGAGCTGGCTGCTGACAGGAAAGAAAGTCAGATTTCTCTCACAAAATGTATAA